One part of the Solanum dulcamara chromosome 8, daSolDulc1.2, whole genome shotgun sequence genome encodes these proteins:
- the LOC129901001 gene encoding blue copper protein-like isoform X2, with product MVCVKEAVFLFLMMVVFGFFSTTVIGSTVYNVGDSAGWTGGHVDYHMWASSRTFQVGDTLVQSTTPQRDTSEPLRFPFVQCFSSNR from the exons ATGGTCTGCGTAAAGGAAGCTGTGTTTCTCTTCTTGATGATGGTAGTTTTTGGTTTCTTCAGCACAACGGTGATTGGCAGCACAGTGTACAATGTTGGTGATTCTGCCGGTTGGACTGGAGGCCATGTTGACTACCATATGTGGGCTTCTAGTAGGACTTTCCAGGTTGGTGACACTCTTG TACAATCAACAACTCCACAACGTGATACGAGTGAGCCTCTCCGATTTCCATTCGTGCAATGCTTTTCATCCAATCGTTAG
- the LOC129901001 gene encoding mavicyanin-like isoform X1 has protein sequence MVCVKEAVFLFLMMVVFGFFSTTVIGSTVYNVGDSAGWTGGHVDYHMWASSRTFQYNQQLHNVIRVSLSDFHSCNAFHPIVSYSTGNDTITINGPGHYYYICGFQGHCLAG, from the exons ATGGTCTGCGTAAAGGAAGCTGTGTTTCTCTTCTTGATGATGGTAGTTTTTGGTTTCTTCAGCACAACGGTGATTGGCAGCACAGTGTACAATGTTGGTGATTCTGCCGGTTGGACTGGAGGCCATGTTGACTACCATATGTGGGCTTCTAGTAGGACTTTCCAG TACAATCAACAACTCCACAACGTGATACGAGTGAGCCTCTCCGATTTCCATTCGTGCAATGCTTTTCATCCAATCGTTAGTTACTCCACCGGCAATGACACCATTACTATCAACGGTCCCGGCCACTACTACTATATCTGCGGTTTCCAAGGCCATTGTCTAGCCGGATAG
- the LOC129899681 gene encoding probable inactive patatin-like protein 9 has product MELGKVTMEIFSKLEQKWLYQHEGKKTRILTIDGGETTGIVCGAGLIHLETNICSKTGDLHARISDYFDIIAGTGIGAVFAAMLVADGGDGRPIFTAKDAVKFVTVNQTRLFKEKNVGVFPRKRRFSGKSMDKVLKEAFRREDGKVLTLRDTCKPILVPCFDLNSSAPFVFSRADATESPSFDFELWKVCRATSANPSMFKPFQLNSVDGKTSCSAVDGGLVMNNPAAAAVTHVLHNKRDFPSVTSVDDLLVLSLGNGPLSPQSNLKLRNDGYCSPSSVVGIVVDGVSETVDQILGNAFCWNPNDYVRIQATGYTSGGVGPREEEVLEERVVESLPFGGKRLLTETNGQRIGSFVQRLVKSSLPPSPCKETAVNPLKNGR; this is encoded by the exons ATGGAGCTTGGTAAGGTGACGATGGAGATCTTCTCTAAGCTCGAGCAGAAATGGTTGTACCAGCACGAAGGGAAGAAAACGCGTATTCTCACCATTGACGGTGGTGAAACCACCGGCATTGTTTGCGGTGCTGGGTTGATTCATCTAGAAACCAACATCTGTTCAAAAACCGGCGATCTTCACGCTCGAATTTCGGACTACTTTGACATTATCGCCGGCACCGGCATTGGAGCGGTTTTTGCTGCAATGCTTGTCGCTGACGGAGGCGATGGACGTCCAATATTCACGGCGAAGGATGCTGTGAAATTCGTAACGGTGAACCAGACACGACTGTTTAAGGAGAAGAACGTCGGTGTTTTTCCCCGGAAAAGGAGGTTTTCAGGGAAGAGTATGGATAAGGTGTTGAAGGAAGCTTTCAGAAGAGAGGACGGGAAAGTGTTGACGTTAAGGGACACATGTAAGCCTATACTTGTTCCTTGCTTTGACCTCAACAGCTCAGCTCCTTTCGTTTTCTCCCGAGCTGATGCGACGGAGTCTCCTAGCTTTGATTTCGAGCTCTGGAAAGTTTGCCGCGCCACGTCAGCAAATCCGTCAATGTTTAAGCCGTTTCAGCTAAATTCTGTCGACGGAAAAACCTCTTGCTCCGCCGTAGACGGCGGTCTAGTCATGAACAACCCCGCCGCCGCCGCGGTAACTCATGTTTTACACAACAAACGAGATTTTCCTTCCGTGACTAGCGTTGATGACCTGTTGGTTCTCTCTCTGGGTAACGGTCCGTTAAGTCCCCAGTCAAACTTGAAACTCCGTAATGACGGCTACTGCTCTCCATCTTCCGTCGTTGGTATCGTTGTCGACGGTGTATCTGAAACCGTTGACCAAATTCTCGGCAATGCGTTCTGCTGGAATCCTAATGACTACGTGAGAATTCAG GCTACCGGCTACACAAGTGGAGGAGTGGGGCCGAGAGAAGAGGAGGTGTTAGAAGAAAGAGTAGTAGAGTCGTTACCTTTTGGCGGTAAGCGGTTATTGACGGAGACTAACGGACAACGAATCGGAAGCTTCGTACAACGGCTTGTGAAGAGTAGCTTGCCGCCAAGTCCCTGCAAGGAAACTGCCGTGAACCCTCTCAAAAACGGACGTTAA
- the LOC129899384 gene encoding ARM REPEAT PROTEIN INTERACTING WITH ABF2-like yields the protein MESQAKRSKQSSSSGRRSLKRKLEEDFQDDRKVSSPSSHDDDAHQDLAPEVRTQVEILESTFSSTESDRASAKRAIHVLSELAKNEEIVNVVVDCGAVPALVKHLQVPSLGSEGDGGQMPYEHEVEKGSAFTLGLLAIKPEHQQLIVDAGALPHLVDLLKRHKTAQNSRAVNGVIRRAVDAITNLAHENSSIKTRVRIEGGIPPLVELLEFSDAKVQRAAAGALRTLAFKNDENKNQIVECNALPTLILMLRSEDTAIHYEAVGVIGNLVHSSPNIKKDVLLAGALQPVIGLLSSSCSESQREAALLLGQFAATDSDCKIHIVQRGAVPPLIEMLQSLDAQLREMSAFALGRLAQDTHNQVGIAHCGGIVPLLKLLDSKNGSLQHNAAFALYGLADNEDNVTDLVKVGGVQKLQDGEFIVQPTRDCVAKTLKRLEEKIHGRVLGHLLYLMRVGEKVIQRRVALVLAHLCSPDDQKTIFIDNGGLEFLLELLASTNLKHQRDGSVALCKLANKASSLSPVDAAPPSPTPQVYLGEQYVNNSTLSDVTFLVEGKRFYAHRICLLASSDAFRAMFDGGYRERDAKDIEIPNIPWNVFELMMRYIYTGSVDVNMDVAQDLLRAADQYLLEGLKRLCECAIAQDISVENVSLMFELSEAFNALSLRNACIVFTLEKFDKLSVIPWYSQLIQRILPETRANFVRALTRPIQADL from the exons ATGGAGAGCCAAGCAAAGCGGAGCAAACAATCTTCGAGTTCCGGGAGGAGAAGCTTGAAGAGAAAGCTCGAAGAAGATTTCCAAGACGATCGTAAAGTCTCTTCTCCATCTTCTCACGATGATGATGCTCATCAAGATCTCGCTCCTGAGGTTCGGACGCAGGTGGAGATTCTCGAATCTACTTTCTCTTCCACGGAATCAGATCGTGCCTCTGCCAAGCGTGCTATTCATGTCCTCTCCGAGTTAGCTAAGAACG AGGAAATTGTGAATGTGGTTGTAGACTGTGGTGCTGTTCCAGCTTTGGTGAAGCATCTTCAAGTGCCATCCCTTGGGAGTGAAGGAGATGGTGGACAGATGCCTTATGAGCATGAGGTCGAGAAAGGAAGTGCTTTTACGCTTGGGCTTCTTGCCATAAAA CCGGAGCACCAGCAACTTATTGTTGATGCTGGAGCTCTACCTCATCTTGTGGATCTGCTGAAGAGGCACAAAACTGCACAAAACTCTCGTGCTGTCAATGGTGTTATCCGGAGAGCAGTTGATGCAATCACTAATCTTGCCCATGAAAATAGTAGCATCAAAACTCGTGTTAG GATTGAGGGTGGTATTCCTCCACTTGTCGAATTGCTTGAGTTCTCTGATGCAAAGGTGCAAAGAGCAGCTGCAGGAGCCTTGCGAACTTTGGCATTTAAAAATGATGAGAACAAAAATCAG ATTGTTGAATGCAATGCACTCCCTACTCTTATTCTAATGCTACGGTCTGAAGATACTGCAATACACTATGAAGCG GTTGGAGTTATAGGAAACTTGGTGCACTCATCACCAAATATCAAAAAGGACGTTCTTCTTGCTGGAGCTTTACAACCTGTCATTGGGTTACTTAG TTCCTCCTGTTCGGAAAGCCAAAGGGAAGCAGCTTTATTGCTTGGACAATTTGCAGCAACAGACTCAGACTGTAAG ATTCACATTGTGCAAAGAGGTGCTGTACCACCACTGATTGAGATGCTCCAATCTCTGGATGCTCAGCTTAGGGAAATGTCAGCCTTTGCCCTTGGAAGGTTGGCACAG GACACACACAATCAGGTTGGTATTGCTCATTGCGGTGGAATAGTCCCATTACTGAAGCTTCTTGATTCAAAAAATGGATCCTTGCAACATAATGCTGCATTTGCTCTTTATGGGCTTGCTGATAATGAG GATAATGTTACAGATCTTGTAAAGGTTGGAGGTGTTCAAAAGCTTCAGGATGGAGAATTTATTGTCCAA CCAACTAGAGATTGTGTAGCGAAGACATTGAAAAGATTGGAAGAGAAGATTCATGGACGA GTATTAGGCCATTTGTTGTATTTGATGCGTGTTGGGGAAAAGGTTATTCAAAGACGAGTTGCTCTGGTGCTTGCCCATCTTTGTTCACCAGATGACCAAAAGACAATATTTATTGATAATGGTG GATTGGAATTCCTTTTAGAGCTTCTAGCATCAACAAACTTGAAGCACCAAAGAGATGGGTCTGTAGCTTTATGCAAGTTGGCTAACAAAGCTAGCTCACTTTCACCTGTCGATGCAGCTCCTCCATCTCCTACACCTCAG GTCTATCTGGGTGAGCAGTATGTAAATAATTCTACACTATCTGATGTGACATTTTTAGTTGAAG GCAAACGGTTTTATGCCCACAGAATTTGTTTACTTGCTTCTTCTGATGCATTTCGAGCAATGTTTGATGGTGGCTACAGG GAGAGAGACGCCAAAGATATAGAGATTCCTAACATTCCATGGAATGTTTTTGAGTTGATGATGAG GTACATATACACGGGATCTGTTGATGTTAATATGGATGTTGCACAGGATCTTCTAAGGGCTGCTGATCAATATCTTCTCGAGGGCCTTAAGCGTCTGTGCGAGTGCGCAATTGCACAG GATATCTCAGTGGAAAATGTCTCTCTGATGTTTGAGTTATCAGAGGCTTTCAATGCGTTGTCATTAAGAAATGCTTGCATTGTCTTCACATTGGAGAAGTTCGACAAATTAAGTGTCATTCCATG GTATTCACAATTGATTCAACGTATATTACCTGAGACACGTGCGAACTTTGTAAGGGCGCTGACCAGGCCAATTCAAGCTGACCTCTGA
- the LOC129899628 gene encoding DAR GTPase 3, chloroplastic isoform X2, with amino-acid sequence MLPAVVNLKLHNLQPMATQLPGLLLNSAGFTLAGDRSFSCRNSQPPAAISSANPPSLSSTIQVVGWKGAGGSSSENSKVFNSFVGIQEEYGWNDLETDLYHWTKTLRPVQWYPGHIAKTEKELKEQLKLMDVVIEVRDARIPMSTSHPQMDSWLGNRKRILVLNREDMISTADRNAWATYYANQGIKVVFSNGQLGMGALKLGRLAKSLAGTVNIKRKAKGLLPRPVRAGVVGYPNVGKSSLVNRLLKRRMCPAAPRPGVTRELKWVRFGKDLELLDSPGIIPMRISDQTAAIKLAICDDIGERSYDATDVAAILVQMLSRLPTVGNKALCDRYKIEADGHSGKMWIYSEARCSVI; translated from the exons ATGCTCCCTGCAGTGGTAAATCTGAAGCTTCATAATCTGCAACCGATGGCTACGCAGCTCCCTGGTTTGTTGCTGAACAGCGCTGGCTTTACACTCGCCGGCGACCGGTCTTTTAGTTGCCGGAACAGTCAACCACCGgcagccatctcctctgccaaTCCTCCTTCTCTCTCTTCCACAATTCAG GTTGTTGGTTGGAAAGGTGCTGGAGGGTCCAGCAGTGAGAATTCAAAagtttttaattcttttgtAGGCATTCAAGAAGAATATGGCTGGAATGATCTAGAAACCGATCTTTACCATTGGACAAAGACTTTACGACCAGTTCAG TGGTATCCTGGTCATATCGCGAAAACTGAGAAAGAGCTCAAGGAACAGTTGAAACTAATGGATGTTGTCATAGAGGTTCGAGATGCAAGAATTCCGATGTCCACAAGTCATCCACAG ATGGACTCATGGCTTGGCAACAGAAAGAGGATTTTGGTTTTGAATCGAGAGGATATGATATCAACTGCTGATCGGAATGCTTGGGCAACTTATTATGCTAATCAAGGGATTAAAGTTGTTTTCTCCAATGGCCAGCTTGGAATG GGAGCACTGAAGCTTGGAAGGTTGGCGAAATCATTAGCGGGTACTGTGAACATAAAACGTAAAGCAAAAGGACTACTTCCTCGTCCA GTTCGAGCTGGTGTAGTCGGGTATCCAAATGTTGGTAAGTCATCTCTGGTAAATCGTTTGCTGAAGCGTCGAATGTGTCCTGCAGCCCCAAGACCTGGTGTTACCAGAGAGCTGAA GTGGGTCCGTTTTGGGAAAGATCTAGAGCTACTGGATTCACCTGGCATAATTCCTATGAGGATCAGTGATCAGACAGCAGCAATAAAGCTTGCCATATGTGATGATATTGGAGAGAGATCTTATGATGCCACAGATGTTGCAGCCATTCTTGTACAGATGCTTTCAAGGCTTCCAACTGTTG GTAATAAAGCTCTTTGTGATCGCTACAAGATTGAGGCAGATGGGCACAGCGGTAAAATGTGG ATTTATTCAGAAGCTCGCTGTTCAGTTATTTAA
- the LOC129899628 gene encoding DAR GTPase 3, chloroplastic isoform X1, protein MLPAVVNLKLHNLQPMATQLPGLLLNSAGFTLAGDRSFSCRNSQPPAAISSANPPSLSSTIQVVGWKGAGGSSSENSKVFNSFVGIQEEYGWNDLETDLYHWTKTLRPVQWYPGHIAKTEKELKEQLKLMDVVIEVRDARIPMSTSHPQMDSWLGNRKRILVLNREDMISTADRNAWATYYANQGIKVVFSNGQLGMGALKLGRLAKSLAGTVNIKRKAKGLLPRPVRAGVVGYPNVGKSSLVNRLLKRRMCPAAPRPGVTRELKWVRFGKDLELLDSPGIIPMRISDQTAAIKLAICDDIGERSYDATDVAAILVQMLSRLPTVGNKALCDRYKIEADGHSGKIFIQKLAVQLFNADNNQAAFRILQDFRKGKFGWIALERPPK, encoded by the exons ATGCTCCCTGCAGTGGTAAATCTGAAGCTTCATAATCTGCAACCGATGGCTACGCAGCTCCCTGGTTTGTTGCTGAACAGCGCTGGCTTTACACTCGCCGGCGACCGGTCTTTTAGTTGCCGGAACAGTCAACCACCGgcagccatctcctctgccaaTCCTCCTTCTCTCTCTTCCACAATTCAG GTTGTTGGTTGGAAAGGTGCTGGAGGGTCCAGCAGTGAGAATTCAAAagtttttaattcttttgtAGGCATTCAAGAAGAATATGGCTGGAATGATCTAGAAACCGATCTTTACCATTGGACAAAGACTTTACGACCAGTTCAG TGGTATCCTGGTCATATCGCGAAAACTGAGAAAGAGCTCAAGGAACAGTTGAAACTAATGGATGTTGTCATAGAGGTTCGAGATGCAAGAATTCCGATGTCCACAAGTCATCCACAG ATGGACTCATGGCTTGGCAACAGAAAGAGGATTTTGGTTTTGAATCGAGAGGATATGATATCAACTGCTGATCGGAATGCTTGGGCAACTTATTATGCTAATCAAGGGATTAAAGTTGTTTTCTCCAATGGCCAGCTTGGAATG GGAGCACTGAAGCTTGGAAGGTTGGCGAAATCATTAGCGGGTACTGTGAACATAAAACGTAAAGCAAAAGGACTACTTCCTCGTCCA GTTCGAGCTGGTGTAGTCGGGTATCCAAATGTTGGTAAGTCATCTCTGGTAAATCGTTTGCTGAAGCGTCGAATGTGTCCTGCAGCCCCAAGACCTGGTGTTACCAGAGAGCTGAA GTGGGTCCGTTTTGGGAAAGATCTAGAGCTACTGGATTCACCTGGCATAATTCCTATGAGGATCAGTGATCAGACAGCAGCAATAAAGCTTGCCATATGTGATGATATTGGAGAGAGATCTTATGATGCCACAGATGTTGCAGCCATTCTTGTACAGATGCTTTCAAGGCTTCCAACTGTTG GTAATAAAGCTCTTTGTGATCGCTACAAGATTGAGGCAGATGGGCACAGCGGTAAAAT ATTTATTCAGAAGCTCGCTGTTCAGTTATTTAATGCGGACAATAACCAAGCAGCATTTCGTATCTTGCAAGATTTCCGAAAAGGGAAATTTGGTTGGATAGCACTAGAGCGGCCACCCAAGTAG